From a region of the Helianthus annuus cultivar XRQ/B chromosome 5, HanXRQr2.0-SUNRISE, whole genome shotgun sequence genome:
- the LOC110943136 gene encoding uncharacterized protein LOC110943136 has product MADDLPPLWFPPMSSDDSSDSSILFFQNLIEEAELQDTGTSNRRRYIERQREEGHETLMADYFVEDPKYNEDIFRHRFRMSKRLFLQIVSDVEENDPWFVEAPDARGRKGFTPLQKVTSAIKQLATGNTPDENDEYLHMAERTSRECLEYFCDTVCKIYGPEFLRRPTSHDMALLYQAHEEKHHLPEYRGQYMRGYHRYPTIMLEAVASQDLWFWHAFAGPPGSQNDINSIPYPHEVNEKKFKRQHEAARKDVERAFGVLKGKWGVLSRPMRARSVKKIRNVVYTCIILHNMILKDDGKAIAPVHIRDPPVEPALDDTVLGELLNEDTHWRLKHDLIDHLASQDLPHLLADSDED; this is encoded by the exons ATGGCGGATGACCTCCCCCCGTTATGGTTCCCACCCATGAGTAGCGACGATTCATCCGATAGTAGCattcttttttttcaaaatcttatCGAAGAAGCCGAACTTCAAGATACCGGCACATCTAACCGAAGGAGATATATTGAACGTCAACGTGAGGAGGggcatgagacactcatggcgGATTATTTTGTCGAAGACCCGAAGTACAacgaagatatctttcgacatagGTTCCGTATGTCAAAACGTTTGTTTCTACAAATTGTGTCCGATGTGGAAGAGAACGACCCGTGGTTTGTAGAGGCCCCCGATGCGCGAGGTAGGAAGGGCTTTACGCCCTTGCAAAAGGTGACATCGGCTATTAAACAGCTCGCAACTGGAAACACTCCAGACGAGAACGACGAGTACTTGCATATGGCCGAAAGAACTTCCCGCGAGTGCCTAGAATATTTTTGTGACACGGTTTGCAAAATATATGGTCCAGAGTTCTTACGTAGACCGACAAGCCACGACATGGCACTTTTATACCAAGCTCATGAGGAAAAACATCACCTTCCAG AGTATCGAGGCCAATACATGCGAGGATATCATAGATACCCGACTATTATGCTCGAAGCGGTTGCTTCTCAAGACTTATGGTTTTGGCATGCTTTTGCCGGTCCACCGGGTTCTCAAAACGATATCAAT tctatCCCTTACCCTCACGAAGTAAACGAAAAGAAATTCAAGAGGCAACATGAGGCGGCAAGGAAAGACGtcgaacgggcttttggtgttttgaagGGGAAATGGGGTGTATTGAGTCGACCGATGCGAGCAAGATCGGTTAAAAAAATTAGGAATGTCGTGTACACGTgtattattttacacaacatgattttgaaagacgATGGAAAGGCGATAGCACCGGTGCACATTCGGGATCCTCCGGTCGAGCCGGCTCTAGACGATACGGTGTTGGGCGAATTGTTGAATGAAGACACCCATTGGAGACTCAAACACGATCTCATAGATCATCTCGCAAGTCAAGATTTGCCCCATCTTTTGGCCGATTCCGACGAAGACTAG